The window ACCCCACCAAATCACCTAAGAGTTTAATTACTATTATCGATCAATTGCCGTTTGTATTATCAGCGCCCGTCACCAGTAATATAGAAATTATCCAACCGTTCCAAACCATTGACGTTACCTATTACACCCACGCTCAAAAACGAGGTGTTTATTACTGGCATGAATTGCAAATAAAAACGGCTGCGCCCGTGGGCTTATTTTATTGTAGTCGTCAGCGTGAAGTGGAAGCTAAAGCCATTGTTTATCCGCAGGTTTTACCTCTGAAAAATTGTCCTCTTATTGACACCATTGGCAGGGAAGATAGTAAACAAAGGGAAAGCGAAAGAATTTATCAAAATGCTTCAGAAGGTGTTACCAAAGCCATACGTCAATATCGTTTTGGTGATCCTACTCGCTTAATTCATTGGCGTAGTAGCGCACGTTTTGGGGATTTTCAGGTGCGAGAATTGGAAACTATCACTGGGGGGGAAGAGGTTATTATTTGTCTTGATAATATAGGGGAATGGGATAATAATTTATTTGAAGAGGCGGTAATTGCTGCAGCCTCTCTCTATTTCTATGCCAGTCGTCAACAATTAAATGTGAAATTGTGGACTGCAGATTTGGGTATGGTAAAAGGTAATTATGTGGTATTGGAAACACTAGCTGGGACTAATCCTACTGAGGTGGAGGGCGCTGGATTACCCAACTTACCCTTGATTTGGTTAAGTAGTAATCCTGATACCCTTACCAATCTTCCTAATGCTAGTCGTTGGTTATTATTTTCCCCTGACAGTAACCCAAAAAGTTCTCATCA of the Cyanobacterium sp. T60_A2020_053 genome contains:
- a CDS encoding DUF58 domain-containing protein, which gives rise to MRPSPHYRNNFISSCNQWLENHFATPAYSGWVVFGIALSFFGAATNTMAGWLYVLSGTLFALMGLNIFVALKTVKKLEIKRAPIAPVSAGDELTIQLKIHNPTKSPKSLITIIDQLPFVLSAPVTSNIEIIQPFQTIDVTYYTHAQKRGVYYWHELQIKTAAPVGLFYCSRQREVEAKAIVYPQVLPLKNCPLIDTIGREDSKQRESERIYQNASEGVTKAIRQYRFGDPTRLIHWRSSARFGDFQVRELETITGGEEVIICLDNIGEWDNNLFEEAVIAAASLYFYASRQQLNVKLWTADLGMVKGNYVVLETLAGTNPTEVEGAGLPNLPLIWLSSNPDTLTNLPNASRWLLFSPDSNPKSSHQGIIYTPTEALENQLQKPLR